One genomic window of Gossypium hirsutum isolate 1008001.06 chromosome D11, Gossypium_hirsutum_v2.1, whole genome shotgun sequence includes the following:
- the LOC107913677 gene encoding 60S ribosomal protein L30 translates to MAAGKKTKKTHESINNRLALVMKSGKYTLGYKTVLKSLRSSKGKLIIISNNCPPLRKSEIEYYAMLCKVGVHHYNGNNNDLGTACGKYFRVSCLSIVDPGDSDIIKSLPGDN, encoded by the exons ATGGCGGCCGGCAAGAAGACG AAGAAGACCCATGAAAGCATCAACAACAGGTTGGCTCTCGTCATGAAGAGTGGAAAATACACTCTTGGTTATAAAACAGTGCTTAAGTCTCTAAGGTCCTCCAAAG GGAAACTGATTATTATTTCCAACAATTGTCCACCTCTGAggaaatctgagattgagtacTATGCCATGCTTTGTAAAGTTGGGGTGCATCATTATAATGGAA ACAATAATGATCTGGGAACTGCTTGTGGGAAGTACTTCCGCGTATCCTGCTTGAGTATAGTTGATCCAG GTGATTCTGACATCATCAAGTCTCTACCTGGTGACAATTGA